In the genome of Mucilaginibacter defluvii, one region contains:
- the ispG gene encoding (E)-4-hydroxy-3-methylbut-2-enyl-diphosphate synthase, with product MNADAVKQLKGRYCNSLTEYSRFVTREVKIGDVPLGGNNPIRIQSMTTTDTMDTIGTVEQSIRMIEAGCEYIRITAPSIKEAQNLAEIKKQLRMRGYNAPLVADIHFTPNAAEVAARIVEKVRVNPGNYADKKRFDQIDYTDAEYQGELERIYQKFAPLVNICKEYGTAMRIGTNHGSLSDRIMSRYGDTPQGMVESAMEFIRICELLNYRNLVVSMKSSNPQVMVQAYRLLVETMVAEGMNYPLHLGVTEAGDGEDGRIKSAVGIGTLLEDGLGDTVRVSLTEEPEAEAPVAIALVERYSKRKSGSQEVQRTESKNTTPSPVERVGERYSPYEYKRRETTEANAFIGGHMVPRVVVDLSQANLKDPSILNDAGYLYSPILDKYNMAEQSVDFVYLGDSLPSFTFPGNLKQLYNYRTWVGLANKFLCHPVFTLDEYLDSSADRSSPLNLVRVTANDLMREDFANLPNHGSLVFVLETDKAHGMADQRTFFFKLMELGLNTPVIVKRSYDFIVDSTSTIDHGKSTMDYGRSTMDQRVTLLQLYAATDMGALLVDGFGDGIWIDAPGLPTQAITSTSFGILQATRSRISKTEYISCPSCGRTLFDLMITTQMIRSRTSHLKGLKIGIMGCIVNGPGEMADADYGYVGSGTDRITLYRGKEVVKKNVTSENALDELINIIREDGNWIEPVEN from the coding sequence ATGAATGCTGATGCCGTTAAGCAGCTGAAGGGCCGCTACTGTAATTCGTTAACAGAATACTCCCGCTTTGTTACCCGTGAAGTTAAGATTGGTGATGTACCGTTGGGCGGCAATAACCCCATCCGTATACAGAGCATGACCACTACCGACACCATGGACACCATCGGCACGGTAGAACAATCCATTCGCATGATAGAGGCCGGTTGCGAATACATACGCATTACCGCGCCCAGCATTAAGGAAGCCCAAAACCTGGCCGAAATAAAAAAACAACTACGCATGCGTGGCTATAATGCCCCACTGGTTGCCGATATACACTTTACACCCAACGCCGCCGAAGTGGCCGCTCGCATTGTTGAAAAAGTGCGCGTTAACCCGGGTAATTATGCCGATAAAAAACGCTTTGACCAGATAGACTATACCGATGCCGAATACCAGGGCGAATTGGAGCGGATCTATCAAAAATTCGCCCCGCTGGTAAACATTTGCAAGGAATATGGCACAGCCATGCGCATCGGCACAAACCACGGTTCACTGTCCGATCGTATTATGAGCCGCTATGGCGATACCCCCCAGGGCATGGTGGAGTCGGCTATGGAGTTTATCCGCATTTGCGAATTGCTGAATTACCGTAATTTGGTGGTTTCCATGAAATCGAGCAACCCGCAGGTAATGGTGCAGGCCTACCGTTTGCTGGTTGAAACCATGGTAGCCGAGGGCATGAACTATCCGCTACACCTGGGCGTTACCGAAGCGGGCGACGGCGAGGACGGTCGCATTAAATCTGCCGTAGGTATTGGTACTTTATTAGAGGACGGCCTCGGCGATACCGTACGTGTATCTCTCACCGAAGAACCCGAAGCTGAAGCCCCGGTAGCCATCGCGCTGGTGGAGCGGTATAGTAAGCGGAAATCCGGAAGTCAGGAAGTCCAAAGGACCGAAAGCAAAAATACAACTCCCTCTCCTGTGGAGAGGGTTGGGGAGAGGTATTCTCCTTACGAATATAAACGCCGCGAAACCACCGAGGCAAATGCCTTTATTGGCGGGCACATGGTGCCGAGGGTGGTGGTTGATCTGTCGCAGGCTAATTTGAAAGACCCATCGATATTGAATGATGCAGGTTACCTGTACTCTCCCATACTGGATAAATATAATATGGCCGAGCAGTCGGTTGATTTTGTTTACCTGGGCGATAGTTTGCCGTCATTCACCTTTCCTGGCAACCTTAAACAGCTATATAATTATAGAACATGGGTAGGCTTAGCCAATAAATTTTTGTGCCATCCGGTGTTTACGCTGGATGAATACCTGGACTCCTCTGCCGACCGTTCATCGCCATTGAACTTGGTGCGGGTTACGGCCAATGACTTAATGAGAGAGGATTTCGCTAACCTTCCGAACCACGGTTCATTAGTGTTTGTGCTGGAAACTGACAAGGCGCACGGCATGGCCGATCAGCGTACATTCTTCTTCAAATTAATGGAACTGGGGTTGAATACGCCGGTCATTGTAAAAAGGAGTTATGACTTTATAGTCGATAGTACATCGACCATAGACCATGGAAAATCAACTATGGACTATGGCCGATCGACCATGGACCAAAGAGTTACTTTACTCCAACTTTATGCTGCTACCGATATGGGGGCTTTGCTGGTTGATGGTTTCGGGGATGGCATCTGGATTGACGCGCCTGGGCTGCCTACGCAGGCAATTACCTCAACCTCGTTCGGTATATTGCAGGCTACACGTTCGCGCATCTCAAAAACAGAATATATTTCGTGCCCAAGCTGCGGGCGTACCTTGTTTGATTTGATGATTACCACGCAGATGATCCGCAGCCGTACCAGCCATCTTAAAGGATTGAAGATTGGTATAATGGGTTGCATCGTAAATGGTCCCGGCGAAATGGCTGATGCCGACTACGGCTACGTAGGCTCCGGTACCGACCGTATCACCCTTTACCGCGGTAAGGAAGTGGTGAAAAAGAACGTAACATCCGAAAACGCGCTGGACGAACTAATCAACATCATTCGTGAAGATGGTAACTGGATTGAGCCGGTAGAGAACTAA
- a CDS encoding prolyl oligopeptidase family serine peptidase produces MLYGYTHAQTMNIKTLPYPKTKKGDVTDTYFGTTVPDPYRWLEDDRAADTKAWVQEQNKVTQNYLGQIPYREQIKERLTKLWNYEKYGAPFKEGKYTYFYKNDGLQSQSVLWRQVDKGEPEIFLDPNKFSKDGTTSLAGISFTKDGSLAAYQISEGGSDWRKVIVLKTDDKSVVGDTLIDVKFSGTSWHGNDGFYYSSYDKPKEGSQLAGLTQYHKLYYHKLGTPQSEDKLIFGGEKTPRRYIGAGLTEDERFLVISAATTTTGNELYIQDLSKPGSPIINIVDNFNNDNSVVDNVGEKLYIHTNLNAPNYRLVTVDFNNPKSAQWKDLIPQTENVLNISTGGGKLFASYLKDATSFVQQYDMNGKLERNITLPSVGSAGGFGAKKEEKELYYTFTSYIYPSTIFKYDIATGKSELYKKSGVQFNPDLYESKQVFYNSKDGTKIPMIITYKKGTVMNGKNPLLLYAYGGFNASMTPGFSTSNIVLLEHGGIYAVPNIRGGGEYGEKWHLAGTKLNKQNVFDDFIAAAEYLIKNKYTSKDYLAVSGGSNGGLLIGATITQRPDLCKVAFPAVGVLDMLRYNKFTAGAGWAYDYGTAEDSKEMFEYLYKYSPYHAIKPASYPATMITTADHDDRVVPAHSFKFASRLQEMQKGTAPILIRIETNAGHGAGRSTAQIISEQADKWSFMFYNMGVKW; encoded by the coding sequence ATGTTATACGGCTATACGCATGCACAAACCATGAATATTAAAACTCTACCTTACCCTAAAACTAAAAAGGGCGACGTAACCGACACTTATTTTGGCACTACCGTGCCCGACCCTTACCGTTGGCTGGAAGATGATCGCGCCGCCGACACGAAAGCCTGGGTGCAGGAACAAAACAAGGTTACCCAAAACTATTTAGGGCAAATACCTTACCGCGAACAGATCAAAGAACGCCTGACCAAACTTTGGAACTACGAGAAATATGGCGCGCCGTTTAAAGAAGGCAAGTACACCTATTTTTATAAAAACGATGGACTGCAAAGCCAATCCGTACTATGGCGCCAGGTAGATAAGGGCGAGCCGGAAATTTTTCTGGACCCTAACAAATTCTCTAAGGATGGTACTACCTCATTAGCGGGTATCAGCTTTACCAAGGATGGTAGTTTGGCGGCTTACCAGATATCTGAGGGCGGATCAGACTGGCGCAAGGTGATCGTTTTAAAAACGGATGATAAAAGCGTGGTTGGCGATACGCTGATCGACGTGAAATTTTCGGGCACATCATGGCATGGTAATGATGGTTTTTACTACAGCAGCTACGATAAGCCGAAAGAGGGCAGCCAACTGGCAGGTTTAACCCAGTATCATAAACTCTATTATCACAAACTGGGCACGCCGCAAAGCGAGGATAAGCTGATTTTCGGCGGCGAGAAAACACCGCGCCGTTATATTGGTGCCGGTTTAACCGAAGATGAACGCTTCCTGGTGATCAGCGCGGCGACTACCACTACAGGTAATGAGCTCTACATCCAGGATCTGAGCAAACCAGGCAGCCCGATCATCAATATTGTAGATAACTTTAATAACGATAACAGCGTGGTTGACAACGTTGGCGAAAAGCTGTACATCCACACCAACTTAAATGCCCCGAATTATCGCTTGGTTACGGTTGACTTTAATAACCCTAAATCAGCACAGTGGAAAGACCTGATACCGCAAACCGAAAATGTATTGAATATATCAACCGGCGGCGGAAAGCTATTTGCCAGCTACCTGAAGGATGCAACCTCGTTTGTGCAGCAGTATGACATGAACGGCAAACTGGAGCGCAATATCACCTTACCATCTGTGGGTTCAGCGGGCGGCTTCGGGGCTAAAAAAGAGGAGAAAGAGTTGTACTACACCTTCACTTCATACATCTACCCTTCTACCATTTTTAAGTATGATATAGCTACCGGTAAATCTGAGCTATATAAAAAATCGGGCGTACAGTTTAATCCTGATCTGTATGAGTCGAAACAAGTATTCTACAACTCAAAGGATGGCACTAAAATACCGATGATCATCACTTATAAAAAAGGTACCGTAATGAATGGTAAAAATCCGTTACTGCTTTACGCTTACGGCGGCTTTAACGCGAGCATGACACCTGGTTTCAGCACCTCGAACATTGTGTTGCTGGAGCATGGCGGAATTTATGCCGTACCAAACATTCGTGGTGGTGGTGAGTATGGCGAAAAATGGCACCTTGCCGGTACCAAGCTCAACAAGCAAAATGTGTTTGATGATTTTATCGCGGCAGCAGAATACCTGATCAAAAATAAATATACATCAAAGGATTACCTGGCCGTTTCAGGCGGATCAAACGGTGGCTTGCTGATAGGCGCCACCATTACCCAGCGGCCTGACCTATGCAAAGTAGCCTTCCCGGCTGTAGGTGTTTTAGACATGCTGCGTTACAACAAATTTACCGCAGGCGCCGGCTGGGCGTATGATTACGGTACGGCCGAAGATTCAAAGGAAATGTTTGAGTACCTGTACAAATACTCGCCATACCATGCCATTAAACCGGCAAGCTACCCGGCTACCATGATCACCACGGCCGATCATGACGACCGTGTAGTGCCTGCGCACTCTTTTAAATTCGCATCGCGCTTGCAGGAGATGCAGAAGGGCACTGCACCGATACTTATCCGCATTGAAACCAACGCGGGCCATGGTGCCGGCCGTTCAACCGCGCAAATCATCAGTGAACAAGCTGATAAATGGTCGTTCATGTTTTACAACATGGGCGTTAAATGGTAG
- a CDS encoding S41 family peptidase yields the protein MKIKKYKVQYLVTGIIAVAAITFSFKDDLFQISKNLDVFASLYKEVNINYVDDINSAKMVKTGVDAMLNGLDPYTEFVPESEIEDFKLHYVSTQYGGIGASVFTRDDKVYISDVFSGFPAQKNDIRAGDQILKINGLTLNGKNNEEASQLLKGQKGAPIKIVLKRTGEVNPIEKNILRDEIKQPNVAYYGMVDGNMGYIKLDKFLERSADEVNAALLAVKKNNPAGIILDLRSNGGGILQEAVKIVNLFVARDVKVVSQMGKIKEKNYVYTTQDNPLEPDLPLVVLVNNRSASASEIVAGTLQDMDRAIIIGQRSFGKGLVQQSFSLPYNNLVKITVAKYYTASGRCVQELDYAHRKNDGSVVKVADSSIHEFKTKNGRSVYDGSGVSPDIEVKREKFARITQTLVAKLLIFDYATQYKNTHPKIADARSFALTDAEYDDFVKYLAGKDYKYTTATETLLNSLKTQATNEKQFNEIQAEYEVLRNKLLASKGNDLKQHKQEIKELLENEISARYYFEKGRYETHFKYDKELAEAIKTMQDKALLAAVLSGQGKYKSIGKPQLAAVAVKKDAALTDSDDDE from the coding sequence GTGAAGATCAAAAAATATAAAGTACAGTATTTAGTAACCGGCATCATTGCCGTTGCCGCCATCACCTTCAGTTTTAAAGATGATCTTTTCCAGATATCGAAGAACCTCGACGTTTTTGCCTCGCTGTACAAGGAAGTAAATATCAATTATGTTGATGATATCAACTCTGCCAAAATGGTTAAAACCGGGGTTGATGCCATGCTCAACGGATTGGATCCGTATACGGAGTTTGTGCCCGAATCGGAGATTGAAGATTTTAAGCTGCATTACGTAAGCACGCAATATGGCGGCATTGGCGCATCGGTATTTACACGTGATGATAAAGTTTATATATCCGACGTTTTCAGCGGTTTCCCCGCACAAAAGAATGACATACGCGCGGGCGACCAGATTTTAAAAATAAACGGCTTAACCCTTAACGGTAAAAATAACGAGGAAGCAAGCCAGTTGCTGAAAGGCCAGAAAGGTGCGCCTATAAAAATAGTGTTGAAACGTACCGGAGAGGTAAACCCGATTGAAAAAAACATCCTGCGCGACGAAATAAAGCAACCCAATGTTGCGTATTACGGCATGGTTGATGGCAATATGGGTTATATCAAGCTTGATAAATTCCTGGAGCGATCAGCTGATGAAGTGAATGCCGCGCTTTTAGCTGTAAAAAAGAATAATCCCGCAGGTATTATCCTTGATCTGCGCTCAAACGGTGGTGGTATTTTGCAGGAAGCTGTTAAAATAGTTAACCTTTTTGTGGCCAGGGATGTGAAGGTGGTATCGCAAATGGGTAAAATAAAAGAAAAAAACTATGTGTACACCACACAGGATAACCCCCTTGAACCCGATTTGCCGCTGGTGGTATTGGTAAACAACCGTTCGGCATCAGCTTCAGAAATTGTGGCCGGTACGCTTCAGGATATGGACAGGGCAATCATCATCGGCCAGCGCAGCTTTGGCAAGGGGTTGGTTCAGCAATCATTCAGCCTGCCTTACAACAATCTGGTGAAGATAACCGTGGCTAAGTATTACACTGCATCCGGGCGTTGCGTACAGGAGCTGGATTACGCGCACCGTAAAAACGATGGCAGCGTGGTTAAGGTAGCCGATTCATCCATCCATGAATTTAAAACCAAAAACGGCCGCTCTGTTTATGATGGCAGCGGTGTATCGCCTGATATTGAGGTTAAGCGAGAGAAATTCGCGCGTATTACGCAAACGCTGGTGGCCAAGCTGTTGATATTTGATTACGCTACGCAATATAAAAACACGCATCCTAAAATAGCCGACGCGCGTTCGTTCGCGCTTACTGATGCGGAGTATGATGACTTTGTAAAGTACCTGGCGGGGAAGGATTATAAATATACCACCGCAACCGAAACGCTTTTGAACAGCCTGAAAACCCAGGCCACTAACGAAAAACAGTTTAACGAGATACAGGCTGAATACGAGGTGCTGCGCAATAAGCTGTTGGCCAGCAAGGGTAACGACTTAAAACAACACAAGCAGGAGATAAAAGAGCTGCTTGAAAATGAAATATCAGCGCGTTATTATTTTGAGAAAGGCCGTTACGAAACGCATTTTAAGTACGATAAAGAACTTGCCGAAGCTATTAAAACCATGCAGGATAAGGCGCTGCTTGCCGCTGTATTGTCCGGCCAGGGCAAATATAAAAGCATCGGTAAGCCTCAATTAGCCGCGGTAGCGGTTAAAAAAGATGCCGCTTTGACTGATAGCGACGATGATGAATAG
- a CDS encoding PLDc N-terminal domain-containing protein: protein MFALDNSYLYYIPLVLQGICAIHCIRNGHQQKWLWVIIILPVIGCIAYLYSEVLSGRRMRQPNIDVKAIINPGVKYKRLEEQLRFSDTFANRIKLADAYLEGGYTQQAIELYEASLTGAFAENEHVLQQLIIAYNQSERYDDTIATAQKIYKLPQFIRSRSHILYAIALEKTGKTEQAEAEFKLMKGRYSYFEQRYEYALFLIRNNRHQDAADILADMLEEQPHLTPVERKSNRKWFNYANAELRKLQSGKFA, encoded by the coding sequence ATGTTTGCTCTTGATAATAGCTATCTCTATTATATACCATTAGTTTTACAGGGCATATGCGCCATCCATTGCATACGCAACGGGCATCAGCAAAAATGGCTGTGGGTAATTATTATACTGCCGGTTATCGGCTGCATTGCGTACCTGTATTCAGAAGTACTGTCGGGCCGTAGGATGCGCCAGCCCAATATTGATGTTAAGGCCATCATCAATCCCGGTGTTAAATACAAACGCCTGGAGGAGCAGTTGCGCTTTAGCGATACTTTTGCCAACCGTATTAAACTGGCCGACGCTTACCTGGAAGGCGGATACACCCAGCAGGCCATTGAGCTTTATGAAGCCAGCCTCACCGGCGCTTTCGCCGAAAACGAACACGTTTTACAGCAACTGATAATCGCGTATAACCAAAGCGAACGTTATGATGATACTATAGCTACGGCTCAAAAAATATATAAGCTGCCGCAGTTCATCCGCTCGCGCTCGCATATACTATACGCCATTGCCCTTGAAAAAACGGGTAAAACTGAACAGGCCGAAGCTGAATTTAAATTGATGAAGGGCCGTTACTCCTACTTTGAGCAACGTTATGAATATGCGTTATTTTTGATACGCAATAACCGGCACCAGGATGCGGCTGATATTTTGGCCGATATGCTGGAGGAGCAACCGCACCTTACCCCAGTAGAGCGCAAAAGCAACCGCAAATGGTTTAACTATGCCAATGCGGAATTAAGGAAATTACAATCCGGCAAATTCGCATAA
- a CDS encoding 5'-nucleotidase, lipoprotein e(P4) family → MNKLKLLLPVAFLMLITSCTVKHQTVQTRSVANNGKAWASVWQQRAAEYKALCFQAYNAARVQVDLAIKTPTDKPLAIVTDIDETVLDNSPYDAQRALNNLEFDTKTWKAWTAKAIADTVAGAPAFLKYAASKGITVFYITNRDEDERGGTLKNLKRYGLPDADNAHLLLKQTSSSKESRRQQVQKTHNIILLCGDNLPDFDALYDNKPNEQNRDQATRKLANQFGTKYIVLPNPSYGDWEGALYKWNYKLTPAQKDSVIQAATKTDQ, encoded by the coding sequence ATGAATAAGTTGAAGTTATTGCTGCCGGTTGCTTTTTTGATGTTAATAACCTCTTGCACAGTTAAACATCAAACTGTACAAACCCGCTCCGTAGCCAACAATGGCAAGGCCTGGGCATCGGTCTGGCAGCAAAGGGCGGCGGAGTACAAGGCATTATGTTTCCAGGCATATAATGCAGCGCGCGTACAGGTTGATCTGGCTATAAAAACACCAACGGATAAACCACTGGCTATTGTTACGGATATTGATGAAACTGTGTTGGATAATAGTCCTTACGATGCGCAGCGTGCGCTCAATAACTTAGAGTTCGATACCAAAACCTGGAAAGCGTGGACAGCCAAAGCCATTGCTGATACAGTTGCAGGTGCCCCGGCGTTTTTAAAATACGCGGCATCAAAAGGCATCACCGTATTTTACATTACCAACCGCGATGAGGACGAACGAGGCGGTACGTTAAAAAATCTCAAGCGCTACGGTTTGCCTGATGCGGACAATGCGCACCTGTTGCTTAAACAAACCTCATCAAGTAAGGAGAGCCGACGCCAGCAGGTACAAAAAACACACAACATCATTTTGCTTTGCGGCGATAACCTGCCCGATTTTGATGCCTTGTATGACAACAAGCCCAACGAGCAAAACCGTGATCAGGCTACCCGTAAACTGGCTAACCAATTCGGAACAAAATATATTGTATTGCCCAACCCGTCGTATGGTGATTGGGAGGGTGCTTTGTACAAATGGAATTATAAGCTGACACCGGCACAAAAGGATTCGGTAATCCAGGCAGCAACCAAAACAGATCAGTAG
- a CDS encoding YjjG family noncanonical pyrimidine nucleotidase: protein MTSISPENKGNAKTYQHIFFDLDHTIWDFDRNAEETLQELYVIHKLKDLGLPVADLFIETYTRNNHQLWADYHLGKINKQQLRETRFKKTFQDLGIDPDVVPQSFEDDYVQLCPTKTNLFPHAHETLQYLQSKYSLHLITNGFKEATELKTTGTNIAGYFNNIIISEIVGVNKPDKAIFEHAVTLAGCTKHSCLMVGDSIEADVRGALAYGMDAIYFNPHNAQKPADVPQQISSLKELVELL, encoded by the coding sequence ATGACCAGCATCTCACCGGAAAACAAAGGCAACGCCAAAACTTACCAGCATATATTTTTCGACCTCGACCATACTATTTGGGATTTTGACCGTAATGCCGAAGAAACTTTGCAGGAGCTTTATGTTATACATAAGTTAAAAGACCTTGGCTTGCCTGTGGCCGATCTGTTCATTGAAACCTATACCCGTAATAATCACCAGCTTTGGGCTGATTACCATTTAGGTAAAATAAATAAGCAGCAACTGCGCGAAACACGTTTCAAAAAAACTTTTCAGGATTTAGGCATCGACCCTGATGTTGTGCCGCAATCGTTTGAGGATGATTACGTGCAGTTGTGCCCCACCAAAACCAACCTGTTTCCGCACGCGCACGAAACGTTGCAATACCTGCAATCCAAATACAGCCTGCATTTAATTACCAACGGCTTTAAAGAGGCCACCGAACTAAAAACAACGGGTACCAATATTGCCGGTTATTTTAATAATATCATCATCTCTGAAATAGTGGGGGTTAACAAACCCGATAAAGCCATATTTGAACATGCCGTTACCCTGGCGGGTTGCACCAAGCATAGTTGCCTTATGGTAGGCGACAGCATAGAGGCCGATGTGCGCGGCGCGCTGGCCTACGGTATGGATGCCATTTACTTTAACCCGCACAATGCCCAAAAACCAGCGGATGTGCCTCAGCAGATCAGTAGTTTGAAGGAGTTGGTGGAATTGTTGTAA
- a CDS encoding aldose 1-epimerase family protein codes for MTTIENEHLRVSIRSKGAELTSVYNKANGIEQLWQADESVWPWHAPNLFPIVGMVLNNELLVDGEKYTLPRHGFARNSEFVLIDQSEVHATYSLPNSAETLKVYPYKFDFQIIYTLIENALRVTYKVINLDDRTIYFSVGGHPAFNVPFTAGENYDDYYLEFETEEELNRYVLSDGGFLTGQTEPVALDGKKLRLTKELFNRDALVFKNIKSKMLVIKSEKHDKTLTVEYPHFDHLGIWAKPGADFVCIEPWLGYTDTEGHPNDISQKEAIHSLKHGHTFEAAWYVSV; via the coding sequence ATGACAACCATTGAGAACGAACACTTACGCGTATCTATCCGTAGCAAAGGCGCCGAACTTACATCGGTATACAATAAGGCAAATGGTATTGAGCAGCTTTGGCAGGCCGATGAGTCGGTATGGCCCTGGCATGCACCCAATTTGTTCCCGATAGTAGGGATGGTGCTCAATAACGAGCTTTTAGTTGATGGCGAAAAGTATACACTGCCTCGACATGGCTTTGCCCGCAACAGTGAGTTTGTATTGATTGACCAGAGCGAGGTACACGCCACTTACTCGTTACCTAACAGCGCCGAAACGCTGAAGGTATATCCTTATAAATTCGATTTCCAGATAATTTATACTCTTATTGAGAATGCCCTGCGGGTTACTTATAAAGTGATCAACCTGGATGACCGTACTATTTATTTTTCGGTAGGCGGGCACCCGGCTTTTAATGTACCTTTTACAGCAGGCGAAAATTATGATGATTATTACCTGGAGTTTGAAACGGAAGAGGAACTGAATAGATACGTGCTTTCTGATGGCGGATTCCTGACCGGCCAAACCGAACCTGTGGCGCTCGATGGGAAGAAACTCCGTTTAACCAAAGAGCTTTTTAACCGCGACGCACTGGTGTTTAAGAACATCAAATCGAAAATGCTGGTTATTAAAAGCGAAAAGCACGATAAAACATTAACCGTTGAATATCCGCATTTTGACCATTTAGGGATATGGGCAAAACCCGGTGCCGATTTTGTTTGCATTGAGCCCTGGCTTGGGTATACCGATACCGAAGGCCACCCGAACGACATCAGCCAAAAGGAAGCCATACATTCCCTAAAACATGGCCATACCTTTGAAGCAGCATGGTACGTAAGCGTATAA